The following are encoded together in the Janthinobacterium sp. Marseille genome:
- a CDS encoding sulfite exporter TauE/SafE family protein has translation MTGISLIPFFMLGLLGSLHCVGMCGGIVSAFSAASRPQRPFPAVVVTIPTVSPAVYRDALQVLAYNAGRIGSYAVAGAIVGGIAGGVHSLSGVAALQVGGYWLANGMLVVLGLYLMDAWRGLARLEQAGQFLWSRLRPLMKPLLPMDTVGKAFALGGLWGWLPCGMVYSVLLTAMFSGSALSGASVMLAFGLGTLPALLGLGLLGTRLRELARQRSVRIACGLIVLAFGVLGLLRAAGVLSNGWLDILCITPQAGVH, from the coding sequence ATGACCGGCATCTCGCTTATCCCATTCTTCATGCTGGGCCTGCTCGGCAGCCTGCATTGCGTGGGCATGTGCGGCGGGATCGTCAGCGCCTTCTCCGCGGCATCACGGCCGCAGCGTCCTTTCCCGGCAGTGGTCGTCACGATACCTACCGTTAGCCCGGCCGTATACCGCGATGCATTGCAGGTGCTGGCGTATAACGCCGGTCGCATAGGCAGCTATGCGGTGGCCGGGGCCATCGTCGGCGGTATCGCCGGCGGCGTGCACAGCCTGTCCGGTGTCGCTGCGCTGCAGGTCGGCGGCTACTGGCTGGCGAACGGCATGCTGGTGGTGCTGGGTCTCTATCTGATGGATGCCTGGCGTGGGCTGGCACGACTGGAACAGGCCGGACAGTTTTTATGGTCACGTTTGCGACCGTTGATGAAACCCTTGCTACCGATGGATACCGTCGGCAAGGCATTTGCGCTTGGCGGCCTGTGGGGTTGGCTGCCATGCGGCATGGTGTACAGCGTATTGCTGACGGCGATGTTTTCCGGCTCTGCGCTATCGGGTGCCAGTGTCATGCTGGCTTTCGGCCTTGGTACTTTACCTGCCTTGTTGGGGCTGGGCTTGCTGGGCACGCGCTTGCGTGAACTGGCGCGGCAGCGCAGTGTCAGGATCGCATGCGGCCTCATCGTACTGGCCTTCGGCGTGCTGGGTTTATTGCGTGCCGCCGGTGTGTTGTCCAACGGCTGGCTGGATATCCTGTGCATTACACCGCAGGCAGGAGTGCATTGA
- a CDS encoding heavy metal translocating P-type ATPase: MGTGCYHCGLDMPPDAHWSVRIDGVDRAMCCPGCAAAAQTIVEMGLEDYYRNRSAFSAKVDGAGALPPELLLYDLPQAQEQFELDGEHAEATLTLEGIRCAACVWLIERRLTRVPGVQAVNLNASTERLYVRWSKALCKPSDILQAVRDIGYRAYPYDAARHDAQLRRAGKTLFRQLFVAGLSMMQVMMYAIPAYLADDGTLDTDMAGLMRWASLLLTIPAVCYSALPFFRGAYANLRQRVLGMDVPVALGITAAFGASVVAVWRGSGEVYFDSVTMFIFLLLCSRYLELIARRKAAGALEKLQHALPASAARLTAYPAQREVTVVAAAELRAGDYILVKPGEAIPADGEIVSGETSVDMSLLTGESAALRKRKGDYLPGGAINIAQAVVLRVSKVAADSTLAALLKLIERAGNGKPRIAMWADSVASWFVAALLLFAVAVFAFWQWHDAARAWPIAIAVLVVSCPCALSLATPTALAAATDRLVRQGVLIVQPHVLEVLHRTTHIVFDKTGTLTIGKPALHKVITFDEMEGPACLQFAAALETNSAHPLAQAIVAAANSTLVGAVIADEVVSRAGQGLEGLVDGIPYRLGNAAYVAELTGRPLNDRVPAGMTPVYLGCSGTWLARFDLSDAIRSDAQQVVRHFQKLGKNVILLSGDQQDVAQYVGGKLGINEVHGACLPEQKLAFVQALQQQGAIVAMVGDGINDAAVLRAADVSFAMGSGAELAQTHADTVLLSPRLSAIADTAELAARTMRIIRQNLAWASVYNLIAIPAAAMGWINPWMSGIGMSVSSALVVLNALRLRRVQRLKLRTGPTHSPHPLRA, from the coding sequence ATGGGCACAGGCTGCTATCACTGTGGTTTGGATATGCCGCCGGATGCGCATTGGAGTGTGCGGATAGACGGCGTCGATCGCGCGATGTGCTGTCCGGGTTGCGCAGCCGCGGCGCAAACCATCGTTGAGATGGGACTGGAAGACTATTACCGCAACCGTTCCGCCTTTTCAGCAAAAGTTGATGGCGCTGGCGCGCTGCCGCCAGAGTTGTTGCTCTACGATTTGCCGCAGGCACAAGAACAATTTGAACTGGATGGCGAGCATGCGGAAGCGACACTGACGCTGGAAGGCATACGCTGCGCCGCCTGCGTTTGGCTGATAGAACGCAGGCTCACACGTGTGCCCGGTGTACAGGCGGTGAACCTGAATGCGTCGACCGAACGCCTTTATGTACGTTGGAGCAAAGCGCTGTGCAAGCCCAGCGATATCCTGCAAGCAGTGCGTGATATCGGTTATCGCGCATATCCCTACGATGCGGCACGCCATGATGCGCAACTGCGCCGTGCAGGTAAAACCTTATTCCGCCAGCTCTTCGTCGCCGGTCTTTCGATGATGCAAGTGATGATGTATGCGATACCCGCGTATCTCGCCGACGACGGTACGCTGGATACCGATATGGCCGGCTTGATGCGCTGGGCCAGCCTGTTACTGACGATTCCTGCAGTTTGCTATTCGGCTTTGCCTTTCTTCCGCGGTGCGTATGCCAACCTGCGCCAGCGCGTGCTGGGTATGGATGTGCCGGTGGCGCTCGGCATCACCGCAGCTTTCGGCGCGAGTGTGGTCGCAGTGTGGCGCGGTAGCGGCGAAGTGTATTTCGATTCGGTCACGATGTTTATTTTCCTGCTGCTATGCAGCCGTTACCTGGAATTGATCGCCAGGCGCAAGGCGGCAGGTGCGCTGGAAAAACTGCAGCATGCCTTGCCGGCTTCAGCCGCACGCCTGACTGCCTATCCGGCCCAGCGTGAAGTGACCGTCGTAGCGGCAGCGGAATTGCGCGCTGGTGACTACATACTGGTCAAGCCGGGTGAAGCGATCCCGGCGGACGGCGAAATCGTGTCCGGTGAAACCTCGGTTGATATGTCCCTGCTGACAGGTGAAAGCGCAGCCTTGCGCAAACGCAAGGGCGATTACTTGCCGGGCGGTGCCATCAATATCGCACAAGCAGTGGTGCTGCGCGTCAGCAAGGTAGCGGCCGATAGTACGCTGGCAGCCTTGCTCAAACTGATAGAACGCGCCGGTAACGGCAAGCCGCGCATTGCGATGTGGGCCGATAGCGTGGCAAGCTGGTTTGTCGCCGCCTTGCTGCTGTTCGCGGTGGCGGTATTTGCCTTCTGGCAATGGCATGATGCGGCGCGCGCATGGCCGATTGCCATTGCGGTGCTGGTGGTTTCATGTCCGTGCGCCTTGTCGCTGGCGACGCCGACCGCGCTGGCTGCGGCCACCGACAGATTGGTGCGGCAGGGCGTACTGATAGTGCAGCCACATGTACTCGAAGTCTTGCATCGCACCACGCATATCGTGTTCGATAAAACCGGCACACTGACAATCGGCAAACCGGCCTTGCACAAAGTGATTACCTTCGATGAGATGGAAGGCCCGGCCTGCCTGCAGTTTGCCGCTGCACTGGAAACCAATAGTGCACATCCGCTGGCGCAGGCGATTGTGGCAGCAGCCAACTCCACCCTGGTGGGCGCGGTCATCGCAGATGAAGTCGTGAGCCGGGCGGGGCAGGGCTTGGAAGGGCTGGTGGACGGCATACCGTATCGCCTCGGGAATGCCGCTTATGTCGCCGAACTTACCGGTCGACCTTTAAATGACCGGGTACCGGCCGGCATGACACCGGTCTATCTGGGTTGCAGTGGTACATGGCTGGCGCGCTTTGATTTGTCGGATGCGATACGCAGCGATGCGCAGCAAGTCGTACGGCATTTCCAGAAACTCGGTAAAAATGTAATCCTCCTGAGCGGTGATCAGCAGGACGTTGCACAGTATGTCGGCGGCAAGCTGGGTATCAATGAAGTGCATGGAGCTTGCCTGCCGGAGCAGAAACTCGCGTTCGTACAGGCTTTGCAACAACAGGGCGCGATAGTGGCGATGGTGGGTGACGGCATCAATGATGCAGCAGTGCTGCGCGCGGCCGATGTGTCATTCGCGATGGGTTCCGGGGCCGAGCTGGCACAGACACATGCGGATACCGTATTGCTGTCGCCACGCTTGTCTGCGATTGCAGATACGGCCGAGCTGGCTGCGCGTACGATGCGCATCATCCGGCAAAACCTGGCCTGGGCCAGTGTGTATAACCTGATAGCGATTCCTGCTGCAGCGATGGGCTGGATCAATCCATGGATGTCCGGTATCGGGATGTCGGTCAGTTCCGCGCTGGTAGTACTGAATGCCTTGCGCTTGCGTCGTGTGCAGCGCCTGAAGTTGCGTACCGGGCCGACGCATAGCCCGCATCCGCTGCGCGCATAG
- the ccoS gene encoding cbb3-type cytochrome oxidase assembly protein CcoS, translated as MEALYLLIPLSTGLVFFAIWLFFKASDSGQFEDLQGPAERILQDDDNTAD; from the coding sequence ATGGAAGCACTTTATCTTTTGATCCCGCTCAGTACCGGCCTCGTATTCTTCGCGATCTGGCTCTTCTTCAAGGCTTCCGACAGTGGTCAATTCGAAGACTTGCAAGGACCCGCTGAACGCATCCTGCAGGATGACGACAATACTGCGGATTGA
- the ccoN gene encoding cytochrome-c oxidase, cbb3-type subunit I, with protein sequence MDTALNYNYKVVRQFAIATVVWGVIGMLVGVFIAAQLAWPALNFDIAWLSYGRLRPLHTNGVIFAFGICGLFATSYYVVQRTCQVRLSSDKLAAFTFWGWQLVLVLAVITLPMGWTRGKEYAELEWPIAILITIVWVAYAVVFFGTLIKRKVQHIYVANWFFGAYIIAVALLHIVNGAVMPASLGKSYSAYAGVQDAMIQWWYGHNAVGFILTAGYLGMVYYFIPKQAERPVYSYRLSIVHFWALIFTYMWAGPHHLHYTALPDWTQSIGMVFSLILLAPSWGGMINGMMTLSGAWHKLRSDPILKFLIVSLSFYGIATFEGPMMSIKTVNALSHYTDWTIGHVHAGALGWVGFITMGSIYYLIPRLSGKKQMWSTNLIELHFWVATIGIVLYIASMWIAGVMQGLMWRAVNPDGTLTYTFVESVKATYPYYVIRFTGGALYLGGMLLMAYNTFMTMRDGEAVAARIPAVAAHA encoded by the coding sequence GTGGATACAGCACTAAATTACAACTACAAGGTCGTCAGGCAATTCGCGATCGCGACAGTTGTGTGGGGCGTGATCGGGATGCTGGTAGGTGTCTTCATCGCGGCGCAACTGGCGTGGCCGGCGCTGAATTTTGATATTGCCTGGTTGAGTTATGGACGCTTGCGTCCACTGCACACGAATGGCGTGATTTTCGCCTTCGGTATCTGCGGCCTGTTCGCAACTTCGTATTACGTGGTGCAGCGTACCTGCCAGGTGCGCCTGTCCTCCGACAAGCTGGCGGCATTCACTTTCTGGGGCTGGCAACTGGTGCTGGTGCTGGCCGTGATTACCTTGCCGATGGGCTGGACCCGCGGCAAGGAATACGCCGAACTGGAATGGCCGATTGCAATCCTGATCACCATCGTCTGGGTCGCTTATGCAGTGGTCTTCTTCGGTACGCTGATCAAGCGCAAGGTACAACACATCTATGTCGCCAACTGGTTCTTCGGCGCATACATCATTGCGGTCGCCTTGCTGCACATCGTCAACGGTGCCGTGATGCCGGCCTCGCTCGGCAAGTCCTATTCGGCCTATGCCGGTGTGCAGGATGCGATGATCCAGTGGTGGTACGGTCATAATGCGGTCGGCTTCATCCTGACCGCCGGTTACCTCGGCATGGTGTACTACTTCATTCCGAAACAGGCGGAACGTCCGGTGTATTCCTACCGTCTCTCCATCGTCCACTTCTGGGCGCTGATCTTCACTTATATGTGGGCGGGCCCGCATCATTTGCATTACACCGCCTTGCCTGACTGGACCCAGTCGATCGGCATGGTGTTTTCGCTGATCCTGTTGGCACCGTCATGGGGCGGCATGATCAACGGCATGATGACTCTGTCCGGTGCGTGGCACAAACTGCGCTCCGATCCTATCCTCAAATTCCTCATCGTTTCGCTGTCCTTCTACGGCATCGCTACCTTTGAAGGTCCGATGATGTCGATCAAGACCGTCAATGCGCTCTCGCATTACACCGACTGGACCATCGGCCATGTACACGCCGGAGCCCTCGGCTGGGTCGGTTTCATCACCATGGGTTCGATCTACTACCTGATCCCGCGCCTGTCCGGCAAGAAGCAGATGTGGAGCACCAACCTGATCGAATTGCACTTCTGGGTCGCGACCATCGGCATCGTGCTGTACATCGCTTCGATGTGGATTGCCGGTGTGATGCAGGGCCTGATGTGGCGCGCAGTCAATCCGGACGGCACGCTGACCTACACCTTCGTCGAAAGCGTGAAGGCGACCTATCCCTACTACGTGATCCGTTTCACCGGTGGTGCGCTTTACCTGGGTGGCATGTTGCTGATGGCTTACAACACCTTCATGACCATGCGTGACGGCGAGGCGGTTGCCGCGCGCATCCCGGCCGTCGCGGCGCACGCTTGA
- the ccoO gene encoding cytochrome-c oxidase, cbb3-type subunit II: MKFSHEWIEKNPWLLIALVTLVVSVGGAVEIVPLFFQKSTTEPVAGLKPYSALRLAGRDVYTREGCYNCHSQMIRPFRAETERYGHYSVAGEFVYDRPFQWGSKRTGPDLARVGGRYSDEWHRTHLDRPRDLVPESNMPGYPWLVKTKLVPNDIMPRMRALQRLGVPYTDEEIKAAPAELDGKTEQDALVAYLQGLGILIKARR, from the coding sequence ATGAAATTTTCCCATGAGTGGATTGAAAAGAATCCCTGGCTATTGATTGCACTGGTGACGCTGGTGGTCAGCGTCGGTGGTGCGGTTGAAATCGTGCCATTGTTTTTCCAGAAATCGACCACCGAACCGGTGGCGGGCCTGAAACCGTATTCAGCTTTACGGCTGGCCGGACGCGATGTTTACACCCGTGAAGGTTGCTACAACTGCCATTCACAAATGATCCGTCCTTTCCGCGCCGAGACCGAACGCTACGGTCATTACTCGGTAGCCGGTGAGTTCGTCTATGACCGGCCGTTCCAGTGGGGTTCGAAGCGTACCGGTCCGGACCTGGCACGGGTAGGCGGTCGCTACAGCGACGAATGGCATCGCACGCATCTGGATCGTCCGCGTGACCTGGTGCCGGAATCGAATATGCCGGGCTATCCATGGCTGGTAAAAACCAAACTGGTGCCGAATGACATCATGCCGCGCATGCGTGCCTTGCAACGCCTGGGCGTGCCGTATACGGATGAAGAAATCAAGGCCGCACCAGCCGAGCTGGACGGCAAGACGGAGCAGGATGCACTGGTTGCATACCTGCAGGGATTGGGCATTTTGATCAAGGCGAGACGCTAA
- a CDS encoding cbb3-type cytochrome c oxidase subunit 3, with the protein MTLANITIDASSIVTVVSFLTFLGILAWTFILHRDSDFAVAARAPFADEEDMEQQENKHG; encoded by the coding sequence ATGACACTAGCCAATATCACCATAGATGCCAGCAGCATCGTCACCGTAGTCAGCTTCCTGACTTTTCTCGGCATCCTTGCCTGGACCTTCATCCTGCATCGCGATAGCGATTTTGCGGTAGCGGCACGTGCGCCGTTTGCTGATGAAGAAGATATGGAACAGCAGGAGAACAAGCATGGCTGA
- the ccoP gene encoding cytochrome-c oxidase, cbb3-type subunit III, with product MADFTNGFWDIYIAVLTLLGIAGCGLLLWSQSKVKIKVDAETGRATETTGHVWDENLTELNTPMPRWWMWLFYLTIVFGLAYLVLYPGLGSYAGKLGWQSTGAYENELKKADAEYGPLFAKYQQQDLKAVAADPQAQAIGERLFLNYCAQCHGSDARGNKGFPNLTDKDWLYGGEPEIIKTSILHGRHGVMPPMAAALGGDKDVENVAHYVLSLSGSTADPIKVVFGKPKFAAACAACHGIDGKGNQALGAPNLSDRIWLHGGGANAIMETIRKGRDNSMPPFEEFLGDAKVHVLAAYVWSLSNAEKVEAAAKQ from the coding sequence ATGGCTGATTTCACCAACGGCTTCTGGGATATCTACATCGCGGTACTGACGCTGCTCGGCATTGCCGGTTGCGGGCTGCTGCTGTGGTCGCAATCCAAAGTAAAAATCAAGGTTGATGCCGAAACCGGCCGCGCCACCGAAACCACCGGCCACGTCTGGGATGAAAACCTGACCGAGCTGAATACACCCATGCCGCGCTGGTGGATGTGGCTGTTCTACCTGACCATCGTGTTCGGCCTCGCTTACCTGGTGCTATATCCCGGACTCGGCAGTTATGCCGGCAAGCTCGGCTGGCAGTCGACCGGCGCTTACGAAAATGAATTGAAGAAGGCCGATGCCGAATACGGTCCCTTGTTTGCCAAATACCAGCAACAGGACTTGAAAGCAGTGGCGGCTGACCCACAAGCGCAAGCAATAGGCGAACGCCTGTTCCTGAACTATTGCGCGCAATGCCACGGTTCGGATGCACGCGGCAACAAGGGCTTTCCGAACCTGACGGACAAGGACTGGTTATACGGCGGCGAGCCTGAAATCATCAAGACCAGCATCCTGCACGGCCGGCATGGCGTGATGCCGCCAATGGCTGCTGCGCTGGGTGGCGACAAGGATGTGGAAAATGTCGCGCATTACGTGCTCAGCCTGTCCGGCAGCACCGCCGATCCGATCAAGGTGGTATTCGGTAAGCCGAAGTTTGCAGCTGCTTGCGCCGCCTGTCATGGCATAGATGGCAAGGGTAACCAGGCACTCGGTGCACCCAACCTGAGCGACAGGATCTGGCTGCATGGCGGCGGTGCCAACGCGATCATGGAAACGATACGCAAAGGCCGTGACAACAGTATGCCGCCGTTCGAGGAATTCCTCGGTGATGCAAAAGTACATGTACTCGCAGCCTATGTATGGAGTTTGTCGAACGCTGAAAAGGTTGAGGCTGCCGCGAAGCAATGA
- the ccoG gene encoding cytochrome c oxidase accessory protein CcoG yields the protein MKNSKPEVSVIKMYAAREEIYPRETKGRYASLRWLCVWLTQLAFYGLPWLSWNGRQALLFDLAARKFYIFGIVLWPQDFIYLAALLIICAYLLFLATAIAGRVWCGFSCPQTVYTEIFLWIERVIEGKRSARMRLDKQPASFAKLAKKTAKHMAWGAVALWTGFTFVGYFTPIRELALQVVALTLGPWQMFWVLFYSFATYGNAGWLREQVCKYMCPYARFQSSMFDKDSLIISYDRKRGEPRGMSNKHSAAAGLSFGACIDCSMCVQVCPVGIDIRDGLQYECIGCAACVDACNSVMDKIGSARGLVRYTTDNALANNLSVKEVRRRALRPRVLIYGAILAAIIIVFFTALTMRTPLKLDVIRDRGAMGREVEDGMIENVYRLQIMNTSEQAHQYKISVSGIESLELATPDEVRLQGTETRAVPVRVRVAAGHGEPGSNEISFSLQALDDAGLHVTEHAVFFVPR from the coding sequence ATGAAAAACAGCAAGCCGGAAGTCTCTGTCATCAAGATGTATGCAGCACGTGAAGAGATTTATCCGCGTGAGACCAAGGGACGCTATGCCAGCCTGCGCTGGCTGTGCGTGTGGCTGACGCAACTGGCCTTCTACGGTTTGCCGTGGTTGAGCTGGAATGGTCGGCAAGCCTTGCTGTTCGACCTCGCGGCGCGCAAGTTCTATATCTTCGGCATCGTCTTGTGGCCGCAAGATTTCATTTACCTGGCCGCCTTGCTCATCATTTGCGCCTACCTGCTGTTCCTTGCCACGGCGATAGCAGGGCGTGTCTGGTGCGGCTTCTCCTGTCCGCAAACCGTCTACACCGAGATCTTCCTGTGGATAGAGCGCGTGATCGAAGGCAAGCGCAGTGCGCGCATGCGACTCGACAAGCAGCCGGCATCCTTCGCCAAGCTGGCGAAGAAAACCGCCAAGCATATGGCCTGGGGTGCAGTTGCCTTGTGGACCGGTTTCACCTTCGTCGGCTACTTCACGCCGATCAGGGAATTGGCGTTGCAAGTCGTGGCATTGACGCTGGGACCGTGGCAAATGTTCTGGGTGCTGTTTTATTCATTTGCTACCTACGGCAATGCCGGCTGGTTGCGCGAACAAGTGTGTAAATACATGTGTCCGTACGCACGCTTCCAGAGTTCGATGTTCGACAAGGACTCCCTGATCATCAGCTATGACAGGAAACGTGGTGAACCGCGTGGCATGTCGAACAAGCATAGTGCAGCCGCTGGCCTCAGTTTCGGTGCCTGTATCGATTGTTCGATGTGCGTGCAGGTTTGCCCGGTGGGCATCGATATCCGCGATGGCTTGCAGTATGAGTGCATAGGCTGTGCCGCCTGTGTCGACGCCTGCAACTCGGTGATGGACAAGATAGGTTCGGCGCGCGGCCTGGTTCGCTATACGACCGACAATGCGCTGGCGAATAATTTGTCGGTCAAAGAGGTTCGGCGTCGCGCCTTACGACCACGCGTATTGATATACGGCGCGATCCTGGCGGCGATCATCATTGTCTTTTTCACTGCGCTGACCATGCGCACGCCGCTCAAGCTGGATGTGATCCGTGACCGTGGTGCGATGGGGCGCGAAGTCGAAGACGGCATGATAGAGAACGTCTACCGCCTGCAAATCATGAACACCTCGGAGCAGGCGCATCAATACAAGATCAGCGTTTCCGGCATTGAGTCGCTGGAATTGGCGACGCCGGATGAAGTGCGCCTGCAAGGAACCGAAACCCGTGCGGTACCGGTACGGGTGAGGGTGGCGGCAGGTCACGGCGAGCCAGGTTCGAATGAAATCAGTTTCAGCCTGCAGGCACTTGATGACGCAGGCCTGCATGTAACAGAACACGCAGTATTTTTTGTACCGCGTTGA
- a CDS encoding FixH family protein yields MPARSAVLNRIPDEAPWYKHRWPWLLMLGPFTVVIAGIFTIWIAVTQQDALVVDDYYKQGKAINQDLRRDRVASNLGMHFSAYYDTDQQKLIGNVSSDARQAIGDISLRLIHATLPEKDISLSAKADAGGRFEISLPELTSGRWQVWIENRQRDWRLGGVWLWPAQKNLILDADLNTQN; encoded by the coding sequence ATGCCAGCACGTTCAGCAGTACTCAATCGTATTCCTGATGAAGCGCCGTGGTACAAGCATCGCTGGCCATGGCTTTTGATGTTGGGACCTTTTACTGTCGTTATAGCCGGCATCTTCACAATCTGGATTGCGGTGACGCAACAGGATGCGCTGGTCGTCGATGACTATTACAAGCAAGGCAAGGCGATTAACCAGGACTTGCGCCGTGATCGTGTCGCAAGCAACCTGGGTATGCATTTCAGTGCTTACTACGATACCGATCAGCAGAAGCTAATCGGCAATGTCAGCAGTGATGCGCGACAAGCGATAGGCGATATCAGTTTGCGCCTGATCCATGCGACCTTGCCGGAAAAAGACATTTCGCTGTCTGCGAAAGCCGATGCCGGCGGACGCTTTGAAATCAGCTTGCCGGAGCTGACATCGGGACGCTGGCAAGTATGGATAGAGAACCGGCAACGCGATTGGCGTCTGGGCGGTGTGTGGTTATGGCCGGCACAGAAAAATCTCATACTTGATGCCGACCTAAACACCCAAAACTGA
- a CDS encoding AraC family transcriptional regulator: MNFFVSEHIESQEKVLVPAQYVCTTAVPVHKRVPLSNAQMDKVCGYLAGHLNGRMRVAGLAALIGMGRTSFFERFTMTANMTPNQYLQFLRIEKAKELMRDPRFTLLDIAFSCGYSDQSHLTRFFKRYVGVSPGHYRREVLSQQYPGQ; the protein is encoded by the coding sequence ATGAATTTCTTTGTTAGTGAACATATTGAGTCTCAGGAAAAGGTGCTTGTCCCTGCGCAGTACGTCTGTACCACTGCTGTTCCGGTGCACAAGCGTGTGCCCCTGTCCAATGCGCAAATGGATAAGGTGTGCGGCTATCTCGCCGGCCATTTGAATGGCCGCATGCGGGTCGCCGGGCTGGCGGCGCTAATAGGAATGGGACGTACCAGTTTCTTCGAACGCTTCACGATGACGGCAAACATGACGCCGAACCAGTATCTGCAGTTCCTGCGCATTGAAAAAGCCAAGGAACTGATGCGTGATCCGCGGTTCACGTTGCTGGATATTGCATTTTCCTGCGGTTATTCCGATCAGTCGCACCTGACGCGTTTCTTTAAACGTTATGTCGGCGTATCACCCGGACACTATCGACGTGAGGTCTTGTCGCAACAATATCCGGGGCAATAA